In Paracoccus fistulariae, a single window of DNA contains:
- the rpoH gene encoding RNA polymerase sigma factor RpoH, which produces MANYGNLPAPSPEQGLNRYLQEIRKFPLLEPEQEYMLAKAWVDHEDSEAAHQLVTSHLRLAAKIAMGYRGYGLPQAEVISEANVGLMQAVKRFDPEKGFRLATYAMWWIRASIQEYILRSWSLVKMGTTSAQKKLFFNLRKAKNRIGALEDGDLRPENVAQIANDLNVTEQEVIDMNRRMSGGDASLNAQVGAGDGESTAQWQDWLEDEDANQAEAYAETEELDTRRQMLIQAMDVLNDREKDILMERRLRDDPMTLEDLSERYEVSRERIRQIEVRAFEKLQERMRNLARDKGMRIPEDA; this is translated from the coding sequence ATGGCAAATTATGGCAATCTTCCCGCCCCCAGTCCAGAACAGGGTCTGAACCGCTATCTGCAGGAGATCCGCAAGTTCCCCCTGCTGGAGCCGGAACAGGAATACATGCTGGCCAAGGCCTGGGTCGATCACGAGGATTCAGAGGCCGCCCATCAGTTGGTCACCAGCCACCTGCGCCTGGCTGCCAAGATCGCCATGGGCTATCGCGGCTATGGCCTGCCCCAGGCCGAGGTGATTTCCGAAGCCAATGTCGGGCTGATGCAGGCGGTCAAGCGGTTCGACCCTGAAAAGGGCTTCCGTCTGGCCACCTATGCGATGTGGTGGATTCGCGCCTCGATCCAGGAATATATCCTGCGGTCCTGGTCTCTGGTCAAAATGGGGACGACCAGCGCTCAGAAAAAGCTGTTTTTCAACCTGCGCAAGGCCAAGAATCGCATCGGCGCGCTGGAAGACGGCGATCTTCGCCCCGAAAACGTCGCCCAGATCGCCAATGATCTGAACGTGACCGAACAAGAGGTCATCGACATGAACCGGCGGATGTCGGGCGGCGATGCCTCGCTGAATGCGCAGGTCGGGGCGGGCGATGGCGAATCCACGGCGCAGTGGCAGGACTGGCTGGAAGATGAGGATGCCAATCAGGCCGAAGCCTATGCCGAAACCGAAGAGCTGGATACCCGCCGCCAGATGCTGATTCAGGCGATGGATGTGCTGAACGACCGCGAAAAGGACATCCTGATGGAACGCCGCCTGCGCGACGATCCGATGACGCTTGAGGATCTGTCCGAACGCTACGAGGTCTCGCGCGAGCGGATCCGCCAGATCGAGGTGCGCGCCTTCGAAAAGCTGCAGGAGCGGATGCGCAACCTTGCCCGCGACAAGGGGATGCGGATCCCCGAAGACGCCTGA
- a CDS encoding SulP family inorganic anion transporter: MISFSEYRQQWFGNIRGDVLAGIVVALALIPEAISFSIIAGVDPKIGLYASFSIAVLIAFTGGRPGMISAATAATAVLMITLVKDYGLEYLLAATVLAGLLQILAGLLRLGRFMRFVSRSVMTGFVNALAILIFMAQLPELIPGNPGVSWLTYLLVAAGLAIIYLFPRITTAVPSPLVAIMVLTALVLAMGWDVRTVGDLGELPDTLPVFLIPDVPLNLTTLQIILPYSAAIAVVGLLESLMTQNIVDDLTDTKSDRDQECVGQGIANTVTGFIGGMAGCAMIGQSIINVKSGGRGRLSAFTAGVVLLILVVGLGDFVARIPMPALVAIMIMVSIGTFSWSSITSLRTHPRSSSIVMIATVVTVVYTHNLAIGVLVGVLLSGIFFAGKIAQLFRMSSTLSDDGRQRTYVLEGQLFYGSVEDFSNAFDFREALDRVIIDVSGAHIWDISSVQALDMVILKFRREGAEVQVVGMNEATETLVDKLAIHDKPGAMDKLLGH, translated from the coding sequence ATGATCTCTTTTTCTGAATACCGTCAGCAATGGTTCGGTAATATTCGCGGCGATGTGCTTGCCGGGATCGTCGTCGCACTGGCGCTGATCCCCGAAGCCATCTCTTTCAGCATCATCGCGGGGGTGGACCCCAAGATCGGGCTTTATGCCTCATTCTCGATTGCGGTTCTGATCGCCTTTACCGGCGGCCGACCGGGCATGATCTCGGCCGCGACGGCGGCCACGGCGGTGCTGATGATCACGCTGGTCAAGGATTACGGGCTGGAATACCTGCTGGCGGCGACGGTGCTGGCGGGGCTTCTGCAGATCCTTGCCGGGCTGCTGAGGCTGGGGCGGTTCATGCGCTTTGTCTCGCGTTCGGTGATGACGGGCTTCGTCAATGCGCTGGCGATCCTGATCTTCATGGCGCAACTGCCGGAACTGATCCCGGGCAATCCCGGCGTCAGCTGGCTGACCTATCTGCTGGTGGCGGCGGGTCTGGCGATCATCTATCTGTTCCCGCGCATCACGACCGCCGTGCCGTCGCCGCTGGTGGCCATCATGGTGCTGACGGCGCTGGTGCTGGCGATGGGCTGGGATGTCCGCACCGTCGGCGATCTGGGCGAGCTGCCCGATACGCTGCCGGTCTTTCTGATCCCGGATGTGCCGCTGAACCTGACCACGCTGCAGATCATCCTGCCCTATTCGGCGGCGATTGCCGTGGTCGGTCTGCTGGAAAGCCTGATGACGCAGAATATCGTCGATGACCTGACCGATACGAAATCGGATCGCGATCAGGAATGCGTCGGGCAGGGCATCGCCAATACCGTGACCGGCTTTATCGGCGGCATGGCGGGCTGTGCCATGATCGGCCAGTCGATCATCAATGTGAAATCCGGGGGGCGCGGTCGCCTGTCGGCCTTTACCGCCGGTGTGGTGCTGCTGATCCTGGTGGTGGGCCTGGGCGATTTCGTGGCCCGGATCCCGATGCCCGCGCTGGTGGCGATCATGATCATGGTCTCGATCGGCACCTTTTCCTGGTCCTCGATCACCTCGCTGCGGACGCATCCGCGCTCATCCTCGATCGTCATGATCGCGACGGTGGTGACCGTGGTTTACACCCATAATCTGGCCATCGGCGTGCTGGTGGGCGTCCTGCTGTCTGGCATTTTCTTCGCGGGCAAGATCGCCCAGCTGTTCCGCATGTCCTCGACCCTGTCCGATGACGGGCGGCAGCGGACCTATGTGCTGGAAGGGCAGCTTTTCTATGGCTCGGTCGAGGATTTCAGCAATGCCTTTGACTTCCGCGAGGCGCTGGACCGTGTCATCATCGATGTCAGCGGGGCGCATATCTGGGATATCAGCTCTGTTCAGGCGCTGGATATGGTGATCCTGAAATTCCGCCGCGAAGGGGCCGAGGTTCAGGTCGTCGGCATGAATGAGGCGACCGAAACGCTGGTCGATAAACTGGCCATCCATGACAAGCCGGGCGCCATGGACAAGCTGCTGGGCCACTGA
- a CDS encoding universal stress protein: protein MDKILTLLDGSVYSESLCHYTAWIARKLNTGVEAMHVLGRREGAGSTDLSGSLRLGARTALLQELSQLDEQHAKLAREKGYAILEDAKAILQADGVEQVSTRLRNGDLLDAVRELEGDIRAITIGKRGEGADFASGHLGSNLERIVRSSKVPVFVASREYRPIAKVLIAYDGSASAKAAIQRMATSPVFGDLDVRVLCVGPDEAEAWATAEEAVARLKEANVTASPRIASGEPEQVLEKIVAEEGFDLLVMGAYGHSRIRSLIIGSTTTAMIRSVKIPVLLFR from the coding sequence ATGGACAAGATTCTGACATTGCTGGACGGTTCGGTCTATTCCGAAAGCCTGTGCCATTACACGGCCTGGATCGCCAGAAAGCTGAACACTGGGGTCGAGGCGATGCATGTTCTGGGCCGCCGGGAAGGCGCGGGTTCGACCGATCTTTCCGGCTCGCTGCGGCTTGGGGCCCGGACCGCCCTGTTGCAGGAACTGTCACAGCTGGACGAACAGCATGCCAAGCTGGCCCGCGAAAAGGGCTATGCGATCCTGGAGGATGCCAAGGCGATCCTGCAGGCCGACGGGGTGGAACAGGTCAGCACGCGGCTGCGCAACGGCGATCTGCTGGATGCCGTGCGAGAGCTGGAGGGCGATATCCGGGCCATCACCATCGGCAAGCGGGGCGAGGGGGCGGATTTCGCCTCGGGGCATCTGGGGTCGAATCTGGAACGGATCGTGCGGTCGTCAAAGGTGCCGGTCTTTGTGGCCTCGCGGGAATATCGCCCGATCGCCAAGGTGCTGATCGCCTATGACGGCAGCGCCAGCGCCAAGGCCGCCATCCAGCGCATGGCGACCAGCCCGGTCTTTGGCGATCTGGATGTGCGCGTGCTGTGCGTCGGCCCCGATGAGGCCGAGGCCTGGGCCACCGCCGAAGAGGCTGTCGCACGGCTGAAAGAGGCGAATGTCACCGCCTCCCCGCGCATCGCCTCGGGCGAGCCTGAACAGGTGCTGGAAAAGATCGTGGCCGAGGAAGGTTTCGACCTTCTGGTGATGGGCGCCTATGGCCACAGCCGCATCCGCAGCCTGATCATCGGATCGACCACCACGGCGATGATCCGCTCGGTCAAGATCCCGGTACTGCTGTTTCGCTGA
- a CDS encoding RluA family pseudouridine synthase gives MSNLIVTIPANPPDRLDKALALAVPEKAALSRSRLSKMIAEGAISGPDGVVRDGKARVAEGQEYRITLSPPEETETRPEAIPLDVVYEDADLIVIDKPAGMVVHPAPGSPNGTLVNALLAHCGDSLSGIGGEKRPGIVHRIDKDTSGLLVAAKSDRAHHGLAAQFEAHSATRRYLALAHGVIDAADPRLRGTPGISFEEGGVLKITSRLARHATDRQKQAVYFDKGRHAVTRARLLEQFGTPPSAMLVECRLETGRTHQIRVHMAHAGLGLIGDPVYGGARRASAKALGPAAAAAAMGFPRQALHAAHLGFQHPVSGAALQFDSPLPGDMQALLDALRDQG, from the coding sequence ATGTCGAACCTTATTGTCACCATCCCGGCCAATCCGCCTGACCGGCTTGATAAGGCGCTTGCCCTTGCAGTGCCAGAGAAAGCCGCCCTGTCACGGTCGCGCCTGTCGAAAATGATTGCCGAGGGCGCGATCAGCGGCCCCGATGGCGTGGTGCGCGATGGCAAGGCCCGCGTGGCCGAGGGGCAGGAATACCGCATCACCCTGTCACCCCCCGAAGAGACAGAGACCCGGCCCGAGGCGATTCCGCTGGATGTGGTCTATGAAGATGCTGACCTGATTGTGATCGACAAACCGGCGGGGATGGTCGTGCACCCGGCCCCCGGCAGCCCCAATGGCACGCTGGTCAATGCGCTTCTGGCCCATTGCGGCGACTCGCTGTCGGGAATCGGGGGCGAAAAGCGGCCCGGTATCGTGCACCGGATCGACAAGGATACCTCTGGCCTGCTGGTGGCGGCGAAATCCGACCGCGCCCATCACGGTCTGGCCGCGCAATTCGAGGCGCATAGCGCCACCCGCCGCTATCTGGCGCTGGCGCATGGGGTGATCGACGCCGCCGATCCGCGTCTGCGCGGCACGCCCGGCATCAGTTTCGAAGAAGGCGGCGTCCTGAAAATCACGTCGCGGCTGGCCCGCCATGCCACCGACCGGCAGAAACAGGCGGTCTATTTCGACAAGGGCCGCCATGCGGTGACGCGGGCGCGGCTGCTGGAACAGTTCGGCACGCCGCCCTCGGCCATGCTGGTCGAATGCCGTCTGGAAACCGGGCGCACGCATCAGATCCGCGTGCATATGGCCCATGCCGGTCTGGGGCTGATCGGCGATCCGGTCTATGGCGGGGCGCGGCGCGCCTCGGCCAAGGCGCTTGGTCCGGCAGCAGCGGCAGCGGCGATGGGCTTTCCGCGTCAGGCGCTGCATGCCGCGCATCTGGGCTTTCAGCATCCCGTCAGCGGCGCGGCGCTGCAGTTCGACAGCCCCCTGCCCGGCGATATGCAGGCCCTGCTGGACGCGTTGCGGGATCAGGGCTGA
- a CDS encoding DUF6476 family protein, with the protein MAQDDSDWKQVAKDVPELRLLKTLVTGLALVMGLGMIALVALLWLRFSQPVLPDLPLNITLPEGAQAQAVTFARDWIVVVTDAGEVLLYDRAGKLRDRVQP; encoded by the coding sequence ATGGCGCAGGATGATAGCGACTGGAAACAGGTGGCGAAAGACGTGCCCGAACTGCGTTTGCTGAAAACGCTTGTGACCGGGCTGGCGTTGGTCATGGGGCTGGGCATGATCGCCCTTGTGGCCCTGTTATGGCTGCGTTTCAGTCAGCCTGTTCTGCCCGACTTGCCGCTGAATATCACGCTGCCCGAAGGGGCGCAGGCACAGGCCGTGACCTTCGCCCGCGACTGGATCGTCGTCGTGACCGATGCGGGCGAGGTGCTGCTCTATGACCGCGCGGGCAAGCTGCGCGACAGGGTTCAGCCCTGA
- a CDS encoding accessory factor UbiK family protein, with the protein MTTQNKFFDDLSKMMTNAMGVAQGAKTEAETAFNSWIDRWLAERDFVTREEFEAVREMAIKARTENAELKARLDTLEAGRQG; encoded by the coding sequence ATGACCACACAGAACAAGTTCTTTGACGATCTGTCCAAGATGATGACCAATGCCATGGGTGTGGCCCAGGGCGCCAAGACCGAGGCCGAGACCGCCTTTAACAGCTGGATCGACCGCTGGCTGGCCGAGCGCGATTTCGTCACCCGCGAGGAATTCGAGGCTGTGCGCGAAATGGCGATCAAGGCCCGCACCGAAAATGCCGAATTGAAGGCCCGTCTGGACACGCTTGAGGCCGGTCGTCAGGGCTGA
- the lgt gene encoding prolipoprotein diacylglyceryl transferase, translated as MIPFPDISPEIFTINLGGLSLSLRWYALAYLAGLIIGWRILIWMMRRPAIWGDAAPMKPEEVDDLLTWVIVGVILGGRLGFVLFYEPAYYLANPAEILQVWNGGMSFHGGFAGVILATWLFCRARGIAPLRLADAMAVVAPIGLFFGRIANFINAELWGRPTDLPWGVIFPGAAAQDCPGVQGLCARHPSQLYEAGLEGLLLGLILFLVMRAGGLRRPGLSFGIFLAGYGLARIFVELFRVADAQFITPGNPLGHVIGGPVIGLTMGQVLSLPMVMLGLFFIARALRRPVIAAAA; from the coding sequence ATGATCCCCTTTCCCGATATCAGCCCCGAGATCTTTACCATCAATCTGGGCGGGCTCAGCCTGTCGCTGCGCTGGTATGCGCTGGCCTATCTGGCCGGTCTGATCATCGGCTGGCGCATCCTGATCTGGATGATGCGCAGGCCCGCGATCTGGGGCGATGCGGCGCCGATGAAGCCCGAAGAGGTCGATGACCTGCTGACATGGGTGATCGTCGGGGTGATCCTGGGCGGTCGGCTGGGCTTCGTGCTGTTCTATGAGCCCGCCTATTACCTGGCCAACCCGGCCGAGATCCTGCAGGTCTGGAACGGCGGGATGAGCTTTCACGGCGGTTTTGCCGGTGTCATTCTGGCGACCTGGTTGTTCTGCCGCGCGCGGGGCATTGCGCCGCTGCGTCTGGCGGATGCGATGGCGGTCGTGGCACCGATCGGGCTGTTCTTTGGCCGGATCGCGAATTTCATCAATGCCGAACTGTGGGGCCGTCCGACCGATCTGCCGTGGGGGGTGATCTTTCCCGGTGCCGCCGCGCAGGATTGCCCCGGCGTTCAGGGTCTCTGCGCCCGCCATCCCAGCCAGCTTTACGAGGCCGGGCTGGAAGGTCTGCTGCTGGGGCTGATCCTGTTTCTGGTCATGCGGGCGGGCGGGTTGCGTCGTCCGGGTCTCAGCTTCGGGATCTTTCTGGCCGGTTACGGTCTGGCCCGGATCTTTGTGGAACTGTTCCGCGTGGCCGATGCGCAATTCATCACTCCGGGTAATCCGCTGGGCCATGTGATCGGCGGGCCGGTGATCGGCCTGACGATGGGGCAGGTGCTGTCCCTGCCGATGGTCATGCTGGGGCTGTTTTTCATCGCCCGTGCCCTTCGTCGCCCCGTGATCGCCGCCGCCGCATGA
- a CDS encoding class I SAM-dependent methyltransferase, whose protein sequence is MTPLAQIIAGRIRATGPISLADYMQICLLHPQHGYYSTRDPFGRAGDFTTAPEISQIFGEICGLALAQAWMDQGSPAPFTLAEIGPGRGTLMADMLRVIARVPGMADAAQLVLIEASPHLRQVQRDRLGDVTHLDHAADLPQQPLFLIANEFFDALPVRQYQRGDQGWAERMVGLGPDGLQFGLGPTVDLPRPGKIGDVVEDCPAAPAIIAAIAGRIARHGGAAIVIDYGGWNGYGDTFQALRNHRAEDPLAHPGQADLTAHVDFAPLAAAAIRSGAMSSRMGMQGPWLLALGAAQRAQKLLQAGDRGAPAALRRLTDGQEMGQLFKTLAIWPEGAPPVPGFDPLRLHADDA, encoded by the coding sequence ATGACCCCGCTGGCCCAGATCATCGCCGGGCGTATCCGCGCCACCGGTCCGATCTCGCTGGCCGATTACATGCAGATCTGCCTGCTGCATCCGCAGCATGGCTATTACAGCACGCGCGATCCCTTTGGCAGGGCGGGCGATTTCACCACCGCGCCCGAAATCTCGCAGATCTTTGGTGAGATCTGCGGGCTGGCGCTGGCGCAGGCCTGGATGGATCAGGGCAGCCCCGCACCCTTTACCCTGGCCGAGATCGGGCCGGGCCGGGGCACGCTGATGGCCGATATGCTGCGCGTGATCGCCCGCGTGCCGGGCATGGCCGATGCCGCGCAGCTGGTGCTGATCGAAGCGTCCCCGCATCTGCGGCAGGTCCAGCGCGACAGGCTGGGCGACGTGACCCATCTGGATCATGCCGCCGATCTGCCACAGCAGCCGCTGTTCCTGATCGCGAATGAATTTTTCGATGCCCTGCCGGTCCGGCAATATCAGCGGGGCGATCAGGGCTGGGCCGAGCGCATGGTGGGTCTTGGTCCGGATGGGCTGCAATTCGGGCTGGGTCCGACTGTCGATCTGCCGCGCCCCGGCAAGATCGGTGATGTGGTCGAGGATTGCCCCGCCGCCCCCGCCATCATCGCAGCGATTGCAGGGCGCATCGCCCGGCATGGCGGCGCGGCAATCGTGATCGATTACGGCGGCTGGAACGGCTATGGCGACACATTTCAGGCGCTGCGCAATCACCGGGCCGAGGATCCGCTGGCCCATCCCGGTCAGGCCGATCTGACCGCCCATGTCGATTTCGCACCGCTGGCGGCTGCGGCGATCCGGTCGGGCGCAATGTCGTCGCGGATGGGCATGCAGGGGCCGTGGCTGTTGGCCCTTGGCGCGGCGCAGCGCGCGCAAAAACTGCTTCAGGCAGGTGATCGGGGCGCGCCCGCGGCACTTCGCCGCTTGACCGACGGACAGGAAATGGGTCAGCTATTCAAAACACTGGCCATTTGGCCGGAAGGGGCGCCGCCGGTGCCCGGTTTCGATCCGCTGAGGCTGCATGCAGACGACGCTTGA
- the pgeF gene encoding peptidoglycan editing factor PgeF, whose product MQTTLEILTHPLLDDVKHGFFTRKGGASSGLFSGLNCGRRSTDQRDMVQVNRARVATAMGVPVENLATVKQVHSPDVVTLAEGDDIAVICDIEADGLVTTRRDVAIAVLTADCQPILLADPGAGVIGACHAGWRGAISGVIEATVQKMREQGATRIVAVIGPTISQRAYEVGEDFMEDFIAEDADYARFFSGGPNGRPMFDLPSFGLSRLRDADVEAEWIGYCTYSDPDRFFSYRRSTHEGQVDYGRLISAIAL is encoded by the coding sequence ATGCAGACGACGCTTGAGATATTGACCCATCCGCTTCTGGACGACGTGAAACACGGGTTTTTCACGCGCAAGGGCGGGGCGTCCTCGGGCCTGTTCTCCGGGCTGAATTGCGGCCGCCGCTCGACCGATCAGCGCGACATGGTGCAGGTCAATCGTGCGCGCGTCGCCACCGCGATGGGCGTCCCGGTCGAAAATCTGGCGACGGTGAAACAGGTGCATTCGCCCGATGTGGTGACCCTGGCCGAGGGCGACGATATCGCCGTGATCTGCGATATCGAGGCGGACGGGCTGGTCACCACCCGCCGCGATGTGGCCATTGCCGTGCTGACGGCGGATTGCCAGCCGATCCTGCTGGCCGATCCCGGGGCCGGGGTGATCGGTGCCTGCCATGCGGGCTGGCGCGGCGCGATCAGCGGCGTGATCGAGGCGACGGTGCAGAAGATGCGCGAACAGGGCGCAACCCGGATCGTCGCCGTGATCGGCCCCACGATCAGCCAGCGCGCCTATGAGGTCGGCGAGGATTTCATGGAGGATTTCATCGCCGAAGACGCCGATTACGCCCGGTTTTTCAGCGGCGGCCCCAACGGCCGGCCGATGTTCGACCTGCCGTCCTTCGGCCTGTCGCGGCTGCGCGACGCGGATGTCGAGGCTGAATGGATCGGATATTGCACCTATTCCGATCCGGACAGGTTCTTCAGCTATCGCCGTTCGACCCATGAGGGGCAGGTGGATTACGGGCGCCTGATCTCGGCCATCGCGCTGTGA
- a CDS encoding Lrp/AsnC family transcriptional regulator: MAGAKLDDIDRKILAELQADGRMTNVELARRVGISAPPCLRRVRALEELGFIRGYHADVDARELGFEVQVFAMVRLASQSERDLSAFEAKAQEWPLVRECHMLNGEIDFILKCFAPDLSTFQRFLTDDLTAAPNVASVKTSLVIRAAKDEPSVPFEIVEERVREAG; encoded by the coding sequence ATGGCCGGCGCGAAACTGGACGACATCGACCGCAAGATTCTTGCCGAGCTTCAGGCCGATGGGCGGATGACGAATGTCGAACTGGCCCGCCGCGTCGGGATATCGGCCCCGCCCTGCCTGCGCCGCGTCCGCGCCCTTGAGGAGTTGGGCTTCATCCGCGGCTATCACGCCGATGTCGATGCCCGCGAGTTGGGTTTCGAGGTGCAGGTCTTTGCCATGGTACGGCTCGCCTCGCAATCCGAGCGCGACCTTTCGGCCTTCGAGGCCAAGGCGCAGGAATGGCCGCTGGTCCGCGAATGCCACATGCTGAATGGCGAGATCGACTTCATCCTGAAATGCTTCGCCCCGGACCTGTCGACCTTCCAGCGCTTTCTGACCGACGACCTGACCGCCGCGCCGAACGTGGCCAGCGTCAAGACCTCGCTGGTGATCCGCGCCGCCAAGGATGAGCCCAGCGTCCCCTTTGAAATCGTCGAAGAGCGGGTGCGCGAGGCCGGGTAA
- the trxB gene encoding thioredoxin-disulfide reductase: protein MTDRTHVKLLIVGSGPAGYTAAVYGARAMLEPMLIQGTQPGGQLTITTEVENWPGETEIQGPELMVKMEEHARQMGTEIVFDTVTDLNLQQRPFVATCDSGRVVTADAVILATGAQARWLGLPSEEKFKGFGVSACATCDGFFYRNRQVLVIGGGNTAVEEALFLTKFASKVVLVHRRDSLRAEKILQQRLFKNPKVEVIWDHELTEVIGAEDPLGVTGAVLRSTKDGSSQEVKADGVFVAIGHAPASELVRDQLELHNGGYVKVQPGTTQTSIPGVFAAGDLTDHVYRQAVTSAGMGCMAALDAERYLAEHHEAGEPEPDAAQIEEAEA from the coding sequence ATGACTGACCGCACGCATGTGAAACTTCTGATCGTGGGCTCTGGCCCAGCGGGCTATACCGCCGCCGTCTACGGGGCCCGTGCGATGCTGGAACCGATGCTGATCCAGGGCACGCAGCCCGGCGGGCAGCTGACCATCACCACCGAGGTCGAGAACTGGCCGGGCGAGACCGAGATTCAGGGCCCCGAACTGATGGTCAAGATGGAAGAACACGCCCGGCAGATGGGGACCGAGATCGTCTTTGACACGGTGACCGATCTGAACCTGCAGCAGCGACCCTTTGTCGCGACCTGCGACAGCGGGCGCGTGGTCACGGCGGATGCGGTGATTCTGGCGACCGGGGCGCAGGCGCGCTGGCTGGGCCTGCCGTCCGAGGAAAAGTTCAAGGGTTTCGGCGTCAGTGCCTGCGCGACCTGCGACGGATTTTTCTATCGCAACCGGCAGGTGCTGGTGATCGGCGGCGGCAATACCGCAGTCGAAGAGGCGCTGTTCCTGACCAAATTCGCCTCGAAGGTGGTGCTGGTGCATCGTCGCGACAGTCTGCGCGCGGAAAAGATTCTGCAACAGCGTCTGTTCAAGAACCCCAAGGTCGAGGTGATCTGGGATCACGAACTGACCGAGGTGATCGGGGCCGAGGATCCGCTGGGCGTGACCGGTGCGGTGCTGCGCTCGACCAAGGATGGCAGCAGCCAGGAGGTCAAGGCAGATGGCGTCTTTGTGGCCATCGGTCATGCGCCGGCCAGCGAATTGGTCAGGGATCAGCTGGAACTGCATAATGGCGGCTATGTGAAGGTGCAGCCGGGCACGACGCAGACCTCGATCCCCGGTGTCTTCGCGGCGGGCGATCTGACCGATCACGTCTATCGGCAGGCCGTGACCAGTGCAGGCATGGGCTGTATGGCCGCGCTGGATGCCGAACGCTATCTGGCCGAACATCACGAGGCGGGCGAGCCTGAACCCGACGCCGCCCAGATCGAAGAAGCCGAGGCCTGA
- a CDS encoding LysR substrate-binding domain-containing protein — MHDLNRIALNGLRAIEAVGRLGSLNAAAAELGVTPGALSQRISRTEAQLGQPVFHRSAQGLRPTETGALIVARLSRGMAELAAAVALADPLQDDVLNISAAPLFASRWLIWRLPRFQAAHPDIRVRIEPSVQMAMPGLGGIDIALRVGRGDWPGLRSEKMLDQRVMPVCAPALAARIREPADLLSLPVIRENDRLQGWREWLAPHGLSPGDLRDGPEYADGGICVDAAISGQGLFMAWETLAADPLADGRLSAPLPGRAETGQGYWFVTATQGRRKPAIARFRDWLRRELRHGPDHSLRLS; from the coding sequence ATGCATGACCTGAACCGTATCGCGTTGAACGGGCTGCGCGCCATCGAAGCGGTGGGCCGTCTGGGCAGCCTGAACGCCGCCGCGGCAGAGCTTGGCGTGACGCCCGGCGCGCTGAGCCAGCGCATCTCGCGGACCGAGGCGCAGCTGGGCCAGCCGGTCTTTCATCGCAGCGCGCAGGGCCTGCGTCCGACCGAAACCGGGGCGCTGATCGTTGCAAGATTGTCGCGCGGCATGGCAGAACTGGCCGCCGCCGTGGCGCTGGCCGATCCGCTGCAGGACGATGTTCTGAACATTTCCGCCGCGCCGCTTTTCGCCAGCCGCTGGCTGATCTGGCGCCTGCCGCGCTTTCAGGCGGCCCATCCCGATATCCGCGTCCGGATCGAGCCTTCGGTGCAGATGGCCATGCCGGGTCTGGGCGGGATCGATATCGCCCTGCGCGTGGGCCGGGGGGACTGGCCGGGGCTGCGGTCCGAAAAGATGCTGGACCAGCGGGTGATGCCGGTCTGCGCCCCCGCGCTGGCCGCGCGCATCCGCGAACCGGCGGATCTGCTGAGCCTGCCCGTGATCCGCGAGAACGACCGGCTGCAGGGGTGGCGTGAATGGCTGGCGCCGCATGGCCTGTCGCCCGGGGATCTGCGCGACGGGCCGGAATATGCCGATGGCGGAATCTGCGTCGATGCGGCGATTTCGGGTCAGGGTCTGTTCATGGCGTGGGAGACCCTGGCCGCCGATCCGCTGGCCGATGGACGCCTGTCAGCCCCCCTGCCCGGCCGCGCCGAGACAGGTCAGGGCTATTGGTTCGTCACCGCCACCCAAGGCCGTCGCAAGCCTGCCATTGCCCGGTTTCGCGACTGGCTGCGGCGGGAATTGCGTCACGGCCCCGATCACAGCTTGCGGCTGTCATAG